The Oryza glaberrima chromosome 9, OglaRS2, whole genome shotgun sequence genome includes a window with the following:
- the LOC127783955 gene encoding pentatricopeptide repeat-containing protein At5g61400-like, with amino-acid sequence MPPSPPLRHLLSFRRRPLAPRFLLLPRRFSASASASALQAATPPPSSSSAARLAAAVHGSAASGDFAHAIRLTKHLVRASSSPSHRPGAAGAAAAAVLASTSASPAPALGVLVIALSQMALPDEALSVFGRLRELPALPACNAILGGLVKAHMLARVWELFDEMLGRGMVPSVVTYNTLINACRHQGDVAKAWEVWDQMVARRIDPNVVTYTTMICALCEEDCIGDAEGLFLEMKEAGMRPNLYTYNALMSSHFKRDNIKHALVFYYDLLKCGLVPNDVIFTTLIDGLCQANRITEAKNIFLDMPRYEVAPTVPVYNSLIHGAFRSGYAQEALAFFQEIIRKGLRPDEFTCSIVVRGLCDGGQMQVATRFLEVMQQSGIALNAAAYNVLIDEYCKSGNLDEALVTCTRMSEVGVEPNVVTYSSLIDGHSKNGEMEIAMAIYTEMVAKGVEPNVVTYTALIHGHAKNGDMDAAFWLQKEMEEKGIYSNAITVSVLVDGLCRENRVQDAVRFIMEYSGQKKSEKNPSIANSVTYMTLIYGLYIDGQYNEACHFFSCMRDSGMVPDRFTYTLVIRGLCMLGYVLNAMMLYADMVKVGVKPTKCAMVCPDIWSRE; translated from the coding sequence AtgccgccctccccgccgctccgccacctcctctccttccgccgccgccccctcgccccgcgcttcctcctcctcccccgccgcttCTCCGCCTCCGCATCCGCCTCGGCGCTGCAGGCCGCCACCCCGCCCccctcatcctcctccgccgctcgcctcgccgccgccgtgcacggtTCCGCCGCGTCCGGGGACTTCGCGCACGCCATCCGTTTGACGAAACACCTCGTCcgtgcctcctcctccccaagccatcgccccggcgccgccggcgccgccgccgccgcggtgctcgcctccacctccgcgtcgccggcccCCGCGCTCGGCGTGCTCGTCATCGCGCTCTCCCAGATGGCGCTCCCCGACGAGGCGCTCTCCGTCTTCGGCCGCCTCCGAGAGCTGCCGGCATTGCCGGCCTGCAACGCGATCCTCGGCGGCCTCGTGAAGGCGCACATGCTCGCCCGCGTATGGGagctgttcgacgaaatgcttGGTCGGGGGATGGTGCCGAGTGTGGTGACTTACAACACGCTCATCAACGCGTGTCGGCATCAGGGCGATGTGGCGAAGGCTTGGGAGGTCTGGGATCAGATGGTAGCTAGACGGATTGATCCAAATGTGGTCACATATACGACAATGATATGTGCACTCTGTGAGGAGGACTGCATTGGTGACGCTGAGGGGCTTTTCCTTGAGATGAAGGAAGCAGGGATGCGGCCTAATCTATACACATACAATGCATTGATGAGCAGCCACTTCAAGAGAGACAACATCAAGCATGCGCTTGTGTTTTATTACGACTTGCTGAAGTGTGGTCTTGTTCCAAATGATGTGATCTTTACCACTCTAATTGACGGTCTCTGTCAGGCGAACAGGATAACCGAAGCAAAGAATATATTTCTGGACATGCCCAGGTATGAGGTTGCTCCAACTGTGCCTGTGTACAACAGTTTGATCCACGGAGCTTTTAGGTCTGGATACGCACAAGAAGCATTAGCATTTTTCCAGGAGATTATTCGCAAAGGGTTGCGCCCGGATGAGTTCACCTGCAGCATAGTTGTAAGAGGCCTCTGTGATGGTGGGCAAATGCAGGTTGCCACCAGGTTTCTTGAAGTAATGCAACAATCTGGTATTGCACTGAATGCGGCTGCTTACAATGTGCTGATTGATGAGTACTGCAAGAGTGGAAATTTGGATGAAGCTCTCGTGACATGCACAAGAATGAGCGAGGTTGGAGTAGAGCCCAATGTGGTGACATACTCCTCCTTGATAGATGGGCACTCGAAGAATGGGGAAATGGAAATAGCAATGGCTATATACACAGAGATGGTAGCTAAAGGGGTCGAACCTAATGTCGTGACATACACTGCTCTGATTCATGGCCATGCCAAGAATGGTGACATGGATGCTGCTTTTTGGTTACAGAAGGAGATGGAAGAGAAAGGCATTTATTCAAACGCAATAACTGTGTCAGTTCTTGTAGATGGTCTGTGCCGAGAAAATAGGGTACAAGATGCAGTCAGATTCATCATGGAATACTCAGGGCAGAAGAAATCTGAGAAAAACCCTTCAATTGCAAACAGTGTGACATATATGACCTTGATATATGGTCTCTATATAGATGGTCAATACAACGAAGCCTGTCACTTCTTCTCTTGTATGAGAGATTCTGGTATGGTGCCTGATAGATTCACTTACACACTCGTGATTCGTGGACTGTGCATGCTTGGCTATGTCTTGAATGCGATGATGCTCTATGCTGATATGGTTAAGGTTGGTGTTAAACCCACAAAATGCGCCATGGTCTGCCCTGATATTTGGTCAAGAGAATAA
- the LOC127785419 gene encoding bHLH transcription factor RHL1-like isoform X1 — protein MQPTTREMQAMAAAAAAGQISLDDLRNGGGVAANAAGGGGVHDDFLDQMLSSLPPSAWPDLAAGKAAEDDAEGMHHHHHQQQQQFGGPYDESAMLASRLRQHQISGGGGGGGGGAAAVKQMVLQQLADLRQGHHMMLQGLGGRSPAGGGGGGGDGGLLLPLTLGSGGSGGDVQALLKAAAANSAGGGDAGGVYGGGFAGSLHQQQQHFQPHPQTAPTIPTQSFGGGGGGGGGGTASGGGAAQPQAGAAGGGAPAPPRQRVRARRGQATDPHSIAERLRRERIAERMKALQELVPNANKLMQTDKASMLDEIIDYVKFLQLQVKVLSMSRLGGAAAVAPLVADMSSEGRGGGAANGGAPAAAAAAAGSDSLTVTEQQVAKLMEEDMGTAMQYLQGKGLCLMPISLASAISSATCHLRPPVVAAAAAQQFPAGLGAAAAAAHHHQLSAAAAAAMRGHLPGLNADGSVPASPSMSVLTAQSAMANGGGGAADGEGSQLKDAASVSKP, from the exons ATGCAGCCGACGACGCGGGAAATGCAAGccatggctgcggcggcggcggcgggccagATCTCCCTGGACGACCTCCGCAACGGCGGCGGGGTCGCCGCCaatgccgccggcggcggcggcgtccacgacGACTTCCTCGACCAGATGCTCAGCAGCCTGCCGCCCTCGGCGTggcccgacctcgccgccgggaaGGCGGCCGAGGACGACGCCGAGGGGatgcatcaccaccaccaccagcagcagcagcagtttggtGGGCCGTACGACGAGTCGGCGATGCTGGCGTCGCGGCTCCGGCAGCACCAgatcagcggcggcggaggaggaggcggcggtggcgcggccgccgTGAAGCAGATGGTGCTGCAGCAGCTCGCCGATCTGAGGCAGGGGCACCACATGATGCTCCAGGGCTTGGGGGGACGGTCgccggcggggggcggcggcggcggcggcgacgggggcctTCTCCTCCCGCTCACCCTCGGCAGCGGCGGATCGGGCGGCGACGTGCAGGCGTTGCTCAAGGCCGCCGCGGCCAATTCCGCC GGAGGAggagacgccggcggcgtctACGGCGGCGGATTCGCCGGCTCGCTCCATCAACAGCAGCAACATTTCCAGCCACATCCACAG ACGGCGCCGACGATTCCGACGCagagcttcggcggcggcggcggcggaggaggaggaggaaccgcgtcaggcggcggggcggcgcagCCTCAGGCCGGCGCGGCTGGAGgaggcgcgccggcgccgccgcggcagcgggTGCGGGCACGGCGAGGCCAGGCCACCGACCCCCACAGCATCGCCGAGCGG CTTCGGAGGGAGAGGATCGCCGAGAGGATGAAGGCACTGCAAGAACTGGTTCCCAACGCCAACAAG TTGATGCAGACGGACAAGGCTTCCATGCTGGACGAGATCATCGACTACGTCAAGTTCCTACAACTCCAAGTCAAG GTTTTGAGCATGAGCCGGTTAGGTggcgccgcagccgtcgcgccGCTCGTGGCCGACATGTCCTCGGAG gggcgaggcggcggcgcggcgaacggcggagcaccggcggcggcggcggcggcggcggggagcgatAGCCTGACGGTGACGGAGCAGCAGGTGGCCAAGCTGATGGAGGAGGACATGGGCACCGCCATGCAGTACCTGCAGGGGAAGGGCCTCTGCCTCATGCCGATCTCCCTCGCGTCCGCCATCTCCTCGGCGACGTGCCATCTCCggccgccggtggtcgccgccgccgccgcgcagcagTTCCCGGCCGGGctcggcgccgctgctgccgccgcgcaccaccaccaactgagcgcggcggcggcggcggccatgcgcGGACACCTGCCCGGCCTGAACGCCGATGGCTCCGTGCCGGCCTCGCCGAGCATGTCGGTGCTAACGGCGCAGTCGGCCATGGCcaacggcggcgggggcgccgccgacggcgaggggTCGCAGCTCAAGgacgccgcctccgtctccaAGCCGTGa
- the LOC127785419 gene encoding bHLH transcription factor RHL1-like isoform X2, with amino-acid sequence MQPTTREMQAMAAAAAAGQISLDDLRNGGGVAANAAGGGGVHDDFLDQMLSSLPPSAWPDLAAGKAAEDDAEGMHHHHHQQQQQFGGPYDESAMLASRLRQHQISGGGGGGGGGAAAVKQMVLQQLADLRQGHHMMLQGLGGRSPAGGGGGGGDGGLLLPLTLGSGGSGGDVQALLKAAAANSAGGGDAGGVYGGGFAGSLHQQQQHFQPHPQTAPTIPTQSFGGGGGGGGGGTASGGGAAQPQAGAAGGGAPAPPRQRVRARRGQATDPHSIAERLRRERIAERMKALQELVPNANKTDKASMLDEIIDYVKFLQLQVKVLSMSRLGGAAAVAPLVADMSSEGRGGGAANGGAPAAAAAAAGSDSLTVTEQQVAKLMEEDMGTAMQYLQGKGLCLMPISLASAISSATCHLRPPVVAAAAAQQFPAGLGAAAAAAHHHQLSAAAAAAMRGHLPGLNADGSVPASPSMSVLTAQSAMANGGGGAADGEGSQLKDAASVSKP; translated from the exons ATGCAGCCGACGACGCGGGAAATGCAAGccatggctgcggcggcggcggcgggccagATCTCCCTGGACGACCTCCGCAACGGCGGCGGGGTCGCCGCCaatgccgccggcggcggcggcgtccacgacGACTTCCTCGACCAGATGCTCAGCAGCCTGCCGCCCTCGGCGTggcccgacctcgccgccgggaaGGCGGCCGAGGACGACGCCGAGGGGatgcatcaccaccaccaccagcagcagcagcagtttggtGGGCCGTACGACGAGTCGGCGATGCTGGCGTCGCGGCTCCGGCAGCACCAgatcagcggcggcggaggaggaggcggcggtggcgcggccgccgTGAAGCAGATGGTGCTGCAGCAGCTCGCCGATCTGAGGCAGGGGCACCACATGATGCTCCAGGGCTTGGGGGGACGGTCgccggcggggggcggcggcggcggcggcgacgggggcctTCTCCTCCCGCTCACCCTCGGCAGCGGCGGATCGGGCGGCGACGTGCAGGCGTTGCTCAAGGCCGCCGCGGCCAATTCCGCC GGAGGAggagacgccggcggcgtctACGGCGGCGGATTCGCCGGCTCGCTCCATCAACAGCAGCAACATTTCCAGCCACATCCACAG ACGGCGCCGACGATTCCGACGCagagcttcggcggcggcggcggcggaggaggaggaggaaccgcgtcaggcggcggggcggcgcagCCTCAGGCCGGCGCGGCTGGAGgaggcgcgccggcgccgccgcggcagcgggTGCGGGCACGGCGAGGCCAGGCCACCGACCCCCACAGCATCGCCGAGCGG CTTCGGAGGGAGAGGATCGCCGAGAGGATGAAGGCACTGCAAGAACTGGTTCCCAACGCCAACAAG ACGGACAAGGCTTCCATGCTGGACGAGATCATCGACTACGTCAAGTTCCTACAACTCCAAGTCAAG GTTTTGAGCATGAGCCGGTTAGGTggcgccgcagccgtcgcgccGCTCGTGGCCGACATGTCCTCGGAG gggcgaggcggcggcgcggcgaacggcggagcaccggcggcggcggcggcggcggcggggagcgatAGCCTGACGGTGACGGAGCAGCAGGTGGCCAAGCTGATGGAGGAGGACATGGGCACCGCCATGCAGTACCTGCAGGGGAAGGGCCTCTGCCTCATGCCGATCTCCCTCGCGTCCGCCATCTCCTCGGCGACGTGCCATCTCCggccgccggtggtcgccgccgccgccgcgcagcagTTCCCGGCCGGGctcggcgccgctgctgccgccgcgcaccaccaccaactgagcgcggcggcggcggcggccatgcgcGGACACCTGCCCGGCCTGAACGCCGATGGCTCCGTGCCGGCCTCGCCGAGCATGTCGGTGCTAACGGCGCAGTCGGCCATGGCcaacggcggcgggggcgccgccgacggcgaggggTCGCAGCTCAAGgacgccgcctccgtctccaAGCCGTGa
- the LOC127784166 gene encoding WRKY transcription factor WRKY76 has product MDAAWRGGVGCSPVCLDLCVGLSPVREPSAARHELLDRPAGCRGGGDSKSMTNDEAMILEAKVTQMSEENRRLTEVIARLYGGQIARLGLDGSASPPRPVSPLSGKKRSRESMETANSCDANSNRHQGGDADHAESFAADDGTCRRIKVSRVCRRIDPSDTSLVVKDGYQWRKYGQKVTRDNPSPRAYFRCAFAPSCPVKKKVQRSAEDSSLLVATYEGEHNHPHPSPRAGELPAAAGGAGGSLPCSISINSSGPTITLDLTKNGGAVQVVEAAHPPPPPDLKEVCREVASPEFRTALVEQMASALTSDPKFTGALAAAILQKLPEF; this is encoded by the exons atggacgcggcgtggcgcggcggcgttggcTGCTCGCCGGTCTGCCTCGACCTCTGCGTCGGGCTGTCGCCGGTGCGggagccgtcggcggcgaggcacgAGCTGCttgaccggccggccggctgccgcGGCGGTGGGGATTCCAAGTCGATGACCAATGACGAG GCGATGATCCTCGAGGCGAAGGTCACTCAGATGAGCGAGGAGAATCGGCGGCTGACCGAGGTGATCGCCCGCCTGTACGGCGGCCAAATCGCGCGGCTCGGCCTCGAcggctcggcctcgccgccgcggccggtgtCGCCGTTATCGGGCAAGAAGAGGAGCAGGGAGAGCATGGAGACGGCGAATTCCTGCGACGCCAACAGCAACAGGCATcagggcggcgacgccgaccacGCCGAGAgcttcgccgccgacgatggCACCTGCCGGAGGATCAAGGTCAGCCGGGTGTGCAGGCGGATCGACCCGTCGGACACCTCCCTGGTGGTCAAGGACGGGTACCAATGGCGGAAGTACGGGCAGAAGGTGACGCGCGACAACCCGTCGCCGAGGGCCTACTTCCGGTGCGCCTTCGCGCCGTCGTGCCCGGTGAAGAAGAAGGTGCAGCGGAGCGCGGAGGACAGCTCGCTGCTGGTGGCGACGTACGAGGGCGAGCACAACCACCCGCACCCGTCTCcgcgcgccggcgagctcccggcggcggcggggggggcCGGTGGCTCGCTGCCGTGCTCCATCTCCATCAACTCCTCCGGCCCGACCATCACGCTCGACCTCACCAAGAACGGGGGAGCCGTGCAGGTGGTCGAGGCggcgcatccgccgccgccgccggacctcAAGGAGGTGTGCCGGGAGGTCGCGTCGCCGGAGTTCCGGACCGCGCTGGTGGAGCAGATGGCCAGCGCGCTCACCAGCGACCCCAAGTTCAccggcgcgctcgccgcggcgatCCTCCAGAAGCTGCCCGAATTCTAG